TGTTCGATCACAACAAAAGCGATCTCGAAGTTTTTCTCGTGAAGCTGCTTCATTAATCGCTTTTGTGATAGGTACAAAAAGAACATTTTCTGGTTCTGAGTTCCACTGACTGTCATGCGAATGATCTCACAACAATGATGTTTAGTGGATAGTTCCGGCCAAATTTGTGTGTCAAAGTCGGATGCTGAAAGTGACAGGGGGCTAGAGAGAAGATGATGTGTTACTCCAAGTTGTGCCAGAATATTACGCTTAGGAACTAACTGCCAGTTTGGAGACATAAAGAAAGATGAGAAATAAAGCCAATTCTTAGCGTCTTCATATAAGTTTATTCTCACCGTTGAGACTATCGTGGGGACAGTTGTTTCTTCCGAATTATACGTCAGTATAAAGTGCCTCCCTGCGTTTGACAGTTCAATTGAACCAAGCATTTCGTACCATTGTTGCTCTTTAACAAAGGTCGAAAGGTTTATTAATGTGACTGCATCTGACAATTTCATCGGGGTATCAGAATGCAGAGTATAATATTGCTGTTCATGGTTAGATATGTCTTCAATGACACTATCAGTGAAATTATCTTCATTGATTGAGATCTGTTTTGGATAGCTTCCACTCATGGAAGAAGTACCACAATATTTTTCTTTAATTTGCCATATTAGATATTCGCACCAAGCTTCCGCCCAGTTATCGAATAACTGATAGGCTTGACGTTCTATCGTGTGCCAACCCTGCGGTAGATAAGGGCACTCCTTGCTAATGATTTTTTGGTAGTAGGTTGAGTTTACCTTCTTTGATGAACTTTGATATTTAAGGTCAGGAATAAGTTCATCTATTTGTTTAAAGCGAGCATTCAGAACTTGATTAAAAAATAGGTGAGTTTCGTTTTCAAATAAGCCTTTTAATTCCTTGAACCACGATGCTCTCTTATCTTCCAGTTTACCTGTCGGTAGTAATTGATTTGTATTAACCATAGACGTTGTAAGTTGCATTTATATTTTTATACTTATCTATTTACATGATGACAGTGTCAATGCAACTTGATTTGTATGACTATCTGAGCTTCATCTCATCATTTTATAAAAATATGACAGATTGTTAATGTAACTTTGGGTTATATAATCGGGGCTGTTACAAAAGTCGATGGAAAGTAGTATTTAGTTGTTGGGGTGTTTAGGTTTTAGCTATTACTGTGAGTCTGGTTTAGGCATCATTGACAGTAGCGATAAAATGATGATTTAGCTTGGTTAGTATTCGTTTTTGAGTTTTATGTAAATATAATCAGAATGAAATTCCTTGAAGCTAGAAATATGGAGGCTAATCTCTGGTTTTATAGAGCCAGAT
This sequence is a window from Vibrio coralliilyticus. Protein-coding genes within it:
- a CDS encoding acyl-homoserine-lactone synthase, with the translated sequence MQLTTSMVNTNQLLPTGKLEDKRASWFKELKGLFENETHLFFNQVLNARFKQIDELIPDLKYQSSSKKVNSTYYQKIISKECPYLPQGWHTIERQAYQLFDNWAEAWCEYLIWQIKEKYCGTSSMSGSYPKQISINEDNFTDSVIEDISNHEQQYYTLHSDTPMKLSDAVTLINLSTFVKEQQWYEMLGSIELSNAGRHFILTYNSEETTVPTIVSTVRINLYEDAKNWLYFSSFFMSPNWQLVPKRNILAQLGVTHHLLSSPLSLSASDFDTQIWPELSTKHHCCEIIRMTVSGTQNQKMFFLYLSQKRLMKQLHEKNFEIAFVVIEQPFMIKYYESLPTDAYCHISRNTLSDSGFSTYKGLWLIKNLNYELQNSDFRKYKRQTLSQLKQHHKPVLEEHHVQLSI